One window from the genome of Sporichthyaceae bacterium encodes:
- a CDS encoding DUF4287 domain-containing protein: protein MSLHHSEETHQNLVARVPRATGKELPEWFREIEDGPAFLRFDEKVNWLRDEHGIAHGHATAIVHEHDLRRAHRSFL, encoded by the coding sequence ATGTCACTTCACCACTCCGAGGAGACGCATCAGAACCTGGTCGCACGAGTTCCGCGTGCGACCGGCAAAGAGCTCCCCGAGTGGTTCCGAGAAATCGAGGACGGCCCCGCCTTCCTTCGTTTCGACGAAAAAGTGAACTGGCTGCGCGACGAGCACGGCATCGCCCACGGGCACGCCACCGCGATCGTCCACGAGCACGACCTGCGGCGCGCCCACCGCTCGTTCCTCTGA
- a CDS encoding S1C family serine protease: MNEDMQQPEQPESASWWTALPAEQPESAPTAESAQPWSADQPAQAGAAAPNPFTAAPFGEMGVPARPAARATVYRRRAAVGAAAAAIGVVAFIATQTANAGNGNLTASGSSSSGLMPSWSNGTRVYYPGGFLGRRQSGSGASSGLSGAFGSGTAPSSTSPSTAANLTAAEKSAGQAAEKKVSSDVVDVVSRLSDGIGAGTGIVLSSNGLILTNNHVVDGAEAIQATDVANGKTYTAQLVGRDPTHDVAVLQLVGASGLPVAPISSTPAAVGDTVTGVGNGLGKGGTPSYAIGTVTGLNKSITATDEGGGSAERVTGMIESTTGILPGDSGGPLVNTSGQVVGMDTAGEFSRGNDDGPAQDSFAIPIATALSYAHELANGTDPTGTTDSSDGLNILGLPL, encoded by the coding sequence ATGAACGAGGACATGCAGCAGCCGGAGCAGCCCGAGTCTGCCTCCTGGTGGACGGCCCTGCCGGCCGAGCAGCCGGAGAGTGCGCCGACCGCTGAGTCGGCACAGCCCTGGTCCGCCGACCAGCCGGCGCAGGCCGGCGCCGCGGCGCCCAACCCGTTCACCGCGGCGCCGTTCGGCGAGATGGGCGTCCCGGCCCGGCCGGCCGCCCGAGCGACGGTCTACCGCCGCCGCGCGGCGGTCGGTGCAGCCGCTGCCGCAATCGGCGTTGTCGCTTTCATCGCCACCCAGACGGCCAACGCCGGCAACGGCAACCTGACCGCGTCGGGTTCGTCGAGCTCCGGCCTGATGCCGTCGTGGTCCAACGGCACCCGGGTCTACTACCCGGGCGGCTTCCTGGGCCGGCGCCAGAGCGGCAGCGGGGCAAGTTCCGGCCTCAGCGGCGCCTTCGGTTCGGGCACCGCCCCGTCGAGCACCAGCCCGTCGACCGCCGCCAACCTCACCGCCGCGGAGAAGTCCGCCGGGCAGGCCGCGGAGAAGAAGGTCAGCTCCGACGTCGTCGACGTCGTGTCGCGGTTGTCCGACGGCATCGGGGCCGGCACCGGCATCGTGCTCAGCTCGAACGGCCTGATTCTGACGAACAATCACGTCGTCGACGGCGCCGAGGCCATCCAGGCCACCGACGTCGCGAACGGCAAGACCTACACCGCCCAGCTGGTCGGCCGCGACCCGACGCACGACGTCGCGGTGCTCCAACTGGTCGGCGCCAGCGGCCTGCCGGTGGCCCCGATCTCCAGCACCCCGGCCGCCGTCGGCGACACCGTCACCGGCGTCGGCAACGGCCTGGGCAAGGGTGGCACGCCGAGCTACGCGATCGGCACGGTGACCGGCCTGAACAAGTCGATCACCGCCACCGACGAGGGCGGCGGCTCCGCCGAGCGCGTCACCGGCATGATCGAGTCGACCACCGGCATCCTGCCCGGCGACTCCGGCGGCCCGCTGGTGAACACCTCCGGCCAGGTGGTCGGCATGGACACCGCCGGTGAGTTCTCCCGCGGCAACGACGACGGCCCCGCGCAGGACTCCTTCGCGATCCCGATCGCGACCGCGCTGAGCTACGCCCACGAGTTGGCGAACGGCACTGACCCGACCGGCACCACCGACTCCTCGGACGGCCTGAACATCCTGGGCCTGCCGCTGTAG
- a CDS encoding ATP-binding protein has product MDPVRNPYSPGAGLRPPALVGREAAQESFSVALQRLEAGRGAQPLALYGLRGVGKTVLLSSLSSAALRRDWLVAQVEAGAGKPLREVLATALHGPLSDLARPSAGRRVLKALRTATSFRAVLDSAGSWSFGLDLDEASGGGADTGALETDLAKLVQDLSGATAELGCGLALLIDEAQDLSGDELVALCATAHQVGQQGWPCLFALAGLPSLPRLLAEAKSYAERLFAYHPVEHLPEDVARRALTEPASVEGVAWQSEAVDHVIAHSGGYPYFLQQFGRDTWQAAEGPDRIGLNDARNGVRLGQALLDAGFYRVRWERATPNEQGFLRAVAADGGRSSLTADIATRLGKSRSGIGPARANLIAKGIVYAPEHGSLAYTVPGMAEFIARQAT; this is encoded by the coding sequence GTGGACCCGGTCCGGAACCCCTACTCCCCCGGCGCCGGCCTGCGCCCGCCCGCGCTGGTCGGCCGGGAGGCCGCACAGGAGTCGTTCTCGGTCGCGCTGCAGCGACTCGAGGCAGGTCGCGGCGCGCAGCCGTTGGCGCTCTACGGCCTGCGGGGCGTCGGCAAGACGGTGCTGCTGTCGAGTCTGAGCTCCGCGGCGCTGCGGCGCGACTGGTTGGTGGCGCAGGTCGAGGCCGGTGCCGGCAAGCCGCTGCGCGAAGTGCTGGCCACTGCCCTGCACGGACCGTTGAGCGACCTGGCGCGGCCGTCGGCCGGGCGCCGGGTGCTGAAAGCGCTGCGCACCGCGACGAGTTTCCGTGCGGTGCTGGATTCGGCCGGGTCGTGGAGCTTCGGGTTGGACCTGGACGAGGCCTCCGGCGGTGGCGCGGACACCGGCGCACTGGAGACCGACCTGGCCAAGCTTGTGCAGGACCTCTCCGGTGCCACGGCCGAACTCGGTTGCGGTCTCGCGCTCCTGATCGACGAGGCACAGGACCTTTCCGGTGACGAGTTGGTCGCCCTGTGCGCCACCGCCCACCAGGTCGGGCAGCAGGGCTGGCCGTGCCTGTTCGCGCTGGCCGGGCTGCCCAGCCTCCCGCGACTGCTGGCCGAGGCCAAGTCCTACGCAGAGCGGCTGTTCGCCTACCACCCGGTGGAGCACCTGCCCGAGGATGTCGCGCGGCGGGCGCTGACCGAGCCTGCCTCCGTCGAGGGCGTCGCCTGGCAGTCGGAGGCCGTGGATCACGTGATCGCGCACAGCGGCGGCTACCCGTACTTCCTGCAACAGTTCGGCCGGGACACCTGGCAGGCAGCGGAAGGACCGGACCGGATCGGCCTGAACGACGCCCGCAACGGCGTCCGGCTGGGGCAAGCCCTGCTGGACGCCGGCTTCTACCGGGTGCGTTGGGAGCGGGCGACGCCGAACGAACAGGGGTTCCTGCGCGCCGTGGCGGCCGACGGCGGTCGCAGCAGCCTCACCGCCGACATCGCCACCCGCCTCGGCAAGAGCCGCAGCGGCATCGGCCCCGCGCGCGCGAACCTCATCGCGAAGGGGATCGTCTACGCACCCGAGCATGGCTCGCTCGCCTATACCGTTCCGGGCATGGCCGAGTTCATCGCCAGACAAGCGACCTGA
- a CDS encoding alpha/beta hydrolase-fold protein has translation MSVTRRGFLGLSAAAAAEVAGLGPGGWAIYKMHRPTSPEVDQTLAVPGPKAAVPTRGKVVTGSFPSSHMRNGLVDVAICYPYWPRPNDNLPIVLALYGRGDTYQTALSPDEVGLQKAQAAVVASGVPAFAIVTVEAGPTSYWHDRADGRGVQTMIRTELLPALARRGLHTDRIGLLGWSMGGYGALLLAERLGSAGVAAVAAFAPALFDSYRHASPVAFDSAADFAANDVPAGVAKLAGIPVRIVCGKQDPFHDRVRKFVALPHQPAVVTSFGRGGHGFGYWRTQTAEQLEFIGTRLPTR, from the coding sequence ATGTCGGTGACTCGCCGCGGGTTCCTCGGTCTCAGCGCCGCTGCGGCGGCCGAGGTCGCGGGGCTCGGGCCAGGCGGCTGGGCGATCTACAAGATGCATCGGCCCACCAGTCCCGAGGTCGATCAGACCCTCGCGGTGCCCGGACCGAAGGCGGCTGTTCCGACCCGCGGCAAGGTGGTCACGGGATCGTTCCCCTCGTCCCACATGAGAAACGGCCTGGTCGATGTCGCGATCTGCTACCCCTATTGGCCCAGGCCGAATGACAACCTGCCGATAGTTCTGGCGCTCTACGGGCGAGGCGACACCTACCAGACCGCGTTGTCTCCCGACGAGGTCGGCCTGCAGAAGGCTCAGGCCGCCGTAGTTGCATCCGGCGTCCCCGCCTTCGCGATCGTCACCGTGGAAGCCGGCCCGACCTCGTACTGGCACGACCGCGCCGACGGCCGCGGCGTCCAGACGATGATCCGGACCGAGCTGTTACCCGCACTCGCTCGACGGGGTCTGCACACCGACCGCATCGGTCTGCTCGGCTGGTCGATGGGCGGCTACGGCGCGCTGCTGCTGGCCGAGCGCCTCGGGTCGGCCGGTGTCGCCGCGGTGGCTGCCTTCGCGCCCGCGTTGTTCGACAGCTACCGCCACGCCTCACCGGTCGCGTTCGACTCGGCGGCCGACTTCGCGGCGAACGACGTGCCCGCCGGTGTCGCGAAGCTGGCAGGGATCCCGGTCCGGATCGTCTGCGGCAAGCAGGACCCGTTCCACGACCGGGTCCGTAAGTTCGTCGCGCTCCCCCATCAGCCGGCGGTGGTCACGTCGTTCGGCAGGGGCGGCCACGGCTTCGGCTACTGGCGTACCCAGACCGCGGAGCAGTTGGAGTTCATCGGTACCCGACTCCCGACGAGGTAG
- a CDS encoding transglycosylase domain-containing protein, protein MRIAPRRANRLAARTAKRLGSGGASRPGATRTAKYGNLFGVAALSGAMLAGVVMPVVGVAAIETKKAAASFNNLPDQLPTLTPASASVILASDGTQIATFYDADRINEPLTSIAPLMQQAQLAIEDYRFYQHGAIDFEGTLRALLRNSGSGHQQGGSDLTQQYVKNVLIQAANGDPDKIAAAQADTLTRKMQELRYAGEVQKEMTKDQILDAYLNIAFYGDNAYGVEAAARHYFSTESANLTLPEAALLAGIVQDPTEYNPVLNPGPALTRRNEVLTRMRDVGDITTAQMQQAQAQPLGLRVEAAHSGCDTSQYAFFCDYVVHVIENDPTFGATEQDRENLLYEGGLTIKTTLDPQAQQSADAALATATNPTDQAQAALATVQPGTGRVLAIAQSRAYGTGKNETTVDYAVDHVDGGSNGFQDGSTNKAFTAAAALEEGYGTEYKIDSPNSIGGFAAPTNCDGKRVATGNWHPGNDEVATDYGPVITMREALRKSVNTYFAQLEAKVGLCSTVQAAEAAGEHRADGTPLQEYLPFTLGFNEVSPLDIADSYATFAAQGTQCNPIAIDAITNSAGKTLAVPSADCHQAFTPAVANTVTDMLHSVMEPGGTGANANLDNNRPAAGKTGTTNGAVAVWFTGFTPQMATSIWVGDPDNYGYKMANITIGGKFYSQVCGACVAAPIWQQMMNGALNGMPVVPLPAPDPATIIGTQGQGDPRQAHITYKFKMPSA, encoded by the coding sequence ATGAGAATTGCGCCGCGGCGAGCCAACCGCCTGGCAGCCAGAACCGCAAAGCGTCTGGGTAGCGGCGGGGCCTCGCGCCCGGGCGCGACCCGCACGGCGAAGTACGGAAATCTGTTCGGTGTCGCAGCACTTTCCGGTGCGATGCTGGCCGGGGTCGTCATGCCGGTGGTGGGTGTCGCCGCCATCGAGACGAAGAAGGCCGCGGCGTCGTTCAACAACCTGCCGGACCAATTGCCCACGCTCACCCCGGCCTCGGCCTCGGTGATCCTGGCCTCGGACGGCACGCAGATCGCCACGTTCTACGACGCCGACCGCATCAACGAGCCGCTGACGTCCATCGCGCCGTTGATGCAGCAGGCGCAGCTGGCGATCGAGGACTACCGCTTCTACCAGCACGGTGCGATCGACTTCGAGGGCACGCTGCGCGCGCTGCTGCGTAACTCGGGTTCCGGGCACCAGCAGGGCGGTTCGGACCTGACCCAGCAGTACGTGAAGAACGTGCTCATCCAGGCCGCGAACGGCGACCCGGACAAGATCGCCGCGGCGCAGGCCGACACGCTCACGCGCAAGATGCAGGAGCTGCGGTACGCCGGCGAGGTCCAGAAGGAGATGACGAAGGATCAGATCCTCGACGCCTACCTGAACATCGCGTTCTACGGCGACAACGCCTACGGCGTCGAGGCCGCTGCCCGGCACTACTTCTCCACGGAGTCGGCGAATCTGACGCTGCCTGAGGCCGCCCTGCTGGCCGGCATCGTGCAGGACCCGACGGAGTACAACCCGGTGCTGAACCCGGGGCCCGCGCTGACCCGCCGCAACGAGGTGTTGACCCGGATGCGCGACGTGGGCGACATCACCACCGCGCAGATGCAGCAGGCCCAGGCGCAGCCGTTGGGGCTGCGGGTGGAGGCCGCGCACAGCGGTTGCGACACCTCGCAATACGCGTTCTTCTGCGACTACGTCGTGCATGTGATCGAGAACGACCCCACCTTCGGGGCCACCGAGCAGGACCGCGAGAACCTGCTCTACGAAGGCGGCCTGACCATCAAGACCACGCTGGACCCACAAGCCCAGCAGTCGGCGGATGCCGCACTGGCGACCGCGACCAACCCCACCGACCAGGCTCAGGCCGCGCTGGCGACCGTGCAGCCCGGGACCGGGCGGGTGCTCGCGATCGCGCAGAGCCGGGCCTACGGCACCGGCAAGAACGAGACCACCGTGGACTACGCGGTCGACCACGTCGACGGCGGCAGCAACGGCTTCCAGGACGGTTCGACCAACAAGGCGTTCACCGCCGCCGCCGCGCTGGAGGAGGGCTACGGCACCGAGTACAAGATCGATTCGCCGAACTCGATCGGCGGGTTCGCCGCGCCGACCAACTGCGACGGCAAGCGGGTGGCCACCGGCAACTGGCACCCCGGCAACGACGAGGTGGCCACCGATTACGGTCCGGTGATCACGATGCGCGAGGCGTTGCGCAAGTCCGTGAACACCTACTTCGCCCAGCTCGAGGCCAAGGTCGGCCTGTGCTCGACCGTGCAGGCCGCCGAGGCCGCCGGCGAGCACCGCGCCGACGGGACCCCACTGCAGGAGTACCTGCCGTTCACGCTGGGCTTCAACGAGGTCTCGCCGCTGGACATCGCCGACTCCTACGCGACGTTCGCCGCGCAGGGCACGCAGTGCAACCCGATCGCGATCGACGCCATCACCAACTCGGCCGGGAAGACCCTGGCCGTCCCGTCGGCGGACTGCCACCAGGCGTTCACCCCGGCCGTGGCGAACACGGTGACCGACATGCTGCACTCGGTCATGGAGCCCGGCGGCACCGGCGCGAACGCCAACCTCGACAACAACCGGCCCGCGGCCGGCAAGACCGGTACCACCAACGGCGCGGTCGCCGTGTGGTTCACGGGCTTCACCCCGCAGATGGCGACCTCGATCTGGGTCGGCGACCCGGACAACTACGGCTACAAGATGGCCAACATCACCATCGGCGGCAAGTTCTACTCCCAGGTCTGCGGTGCGTGCGTGGCTGCGCCGATCTGGCAGCAGATGATGAACGGCGCGCTGAATGGCATGCCGGTGGTCCCGCTGCCGGCCCCGGACCCGGCCACGATCATCGGCACCCAGGGTCAGGGCGACCCCCGACAGGCGCACATCACCTACAAGTTCAAGATGCCCTCGGCCTGA
- a CDS encoding polysaccharide deacetylase family protein has protein sequence MAVPRRWVLQAGLVTGLLSACGSEVFKAIPTPVAAPGKTPVSTPNAGVTDLSRNRPPAAVRNGYTPAVEVEHGNRGSANVVLSFQGSGDARIARDMLHEAERAHVRVTVLAVGTWLLAHPFIAHRILHGGHELGNQTYSHPADLARLSPDAAYEEIARCATVLRKLTGTPGTWFRTTGSPHASNMVLTQAGRAGYAHCLSYDVETTDWTDPGAAHIVAAVDKVQHGSVISLHLGHAGTLAALPQILDHLRQKGLTPVTAGEMFGLT, from the coding sequence GTGGCCGTACCGCGCCGTTGGGTGCTGCAGGCCGGTTTGGTGACCGGTCTGCTGAGCGCGTGCGGCAGCGAGGTGTTCAAGGCGATCCCGACCCCGGTCGCCGCGCCCGGGAAGACGCCGGTCAGCACGCCCAACGCGGGCGTCACCGACCTCTCGCGCAACCGCCCCCCTGCAGCGGTGCGGAACGGGTACACCCCCGCAGTCGAGGTCGAGCACGGCAATCGCGGCAGCGCAAATGTTGTGCTGTCGTTCCAGGGCTCCGGCGACGCCCGCATCGCCCGCGACATGTTGCACGAGGCCGAGCGGGCACACGTCCGGGTCACCGTGCTGGCCGTCGGGACGTGGCTGCTGGCGCACCCGTTCATCGCGCACCGAATCCTGCACGGCGGGCACGAGCTCGGGAATCAGACGTACTCGCACCCGGCCGACCTGGCCCGGCTGAGCCCGGATGCGGCCTACGAGGAGATTGCCCGGTGCGCCACGGTGCTGCGCAAGCTCACCGGCACGCCCGGTACCTGGTTCCGGACCACGGGCAGCCCGCACGCGAGCAACATGGTGCTGACGCAGGCCGGCCGCGCCGGTTACGCCCACTGCCTGTCCTACGACGTGGAGACCACCGACTGGACCGACCCGGGCGCGGCGCACATCGTGGCGGCCGTCGACAAGGTCCAGCACGGATCGGTGATCAGCCTGCACCTCGGGCACGCCGGCACGTTGGCCGCACTTCCCCAGATCCTCGACCACCTGCGCCAGAAGGGCCTGACCCCGGTGACGGCCGGGGAGATGTTCGGCCTGACCTGA
- a CDS encoding Bax inhibitor-1/YccA family protein, translating into MQARAARAAEVSKDMRSSNPVLSRPDVFSRGAYGSAPGTVDPASRPMTMNDVVERTAALLIVAAGTGAVSWSANVGPGLALAAVLVGLVVGIITQMQARVNPVLAFAYAAIEGVFLGAISRWQEQLHPGVVIQAVAGTAVTFAVMLALYRSGVVRLSPRFTKVLIGASLGYLILMLGNLLLMGFHQGFNPWHGGLGLLTAGVGAVMASLYLTLDFDMVERGIRSGAPESEAWRAAFGLTVTLIWLYIELLRLISILRD; encoded by the coding sequence ATGCAGGCCCGCGCGGCGCGGGCCGCGGAGGTGTCCAAGGACATGCGCAGCAGCAACCCTGTTCTCTCGCGGCCGGACGTATTCAGCCGCGGTGCTTACGGCTCGGCCCCCGGGACGGTCGATCCGGCCTCCCGCCCGATGACCATGAACGACGTCGTCGAGCGCACGGCCGCCCTGCTGATCGTCGCGGCCGGTACCGGCGCCGTCTCCTGGTCCGCGAACGTAGGACCAGGCCTGGCGCTGGCCGCCGTGCTGGTCGGCCTCGTCGTCGGCATCATCACCCAGATGCAGGCCCGGGTGAACCCCGTGCTGGCATTCGCCTACGCGGCGATCGAGGGTGTCTTCCTCGGCGCGATCTCGCGCTGGCAGGAACAACTCCACCCCGGCGTGGTCATCCAGGCCGTGGCGGGCACCGCGGTCACATTCGCGGTGATGCTCGCGCTCTACCGCAGCGGGGTCGTCCGGCTCTCCCCGAGGTTCACCAAGGTCCTGATCGGGGCCTCGCTGGGCTACCTGATCCTGATGCTCGGCAACCTGCTGCTGATGGGGTTCCACCAAGGCTTCAACCCGTGGCACGGCGGCCTGGGGCTGCTGACCGCTGGTGTGGGCGCGGTCATGGCAAGCCTCTACCTGACTCTGGACTTCGACATGGTCGAGCGCGGCATCCGCTCGGGTGCCCCGGAGTCCGAGGCCTGGCGAGCAGCGTTCGGGCTGACCGTGACGCTGATCTGGCTGTACATCGAACTGCTTCGACTGATCTCGATCCTGCGCGACTGA
- a CDS encoding HNH endonuclease, translated as LSDAAVRRICCDAELTAIRLDAHGVPLSMGRTRRIVSPAQWLALVARDSGCVFTGCDRPAPWCQAHHRIHWSAGGPTDLSNLLLLCDRHHDVVHHQSWDAEFAADGHPELRPPAWVDPIRAPRRNHHWHPPQPRTA; from the coding sequence TCTCTCCGATGCCGCGGTGCGGCGGATCTGCTGCGACGCGGAGTTGACCGCGATCCGCCTGGACGCCCACGGTGTCCCGTTGAGCATGGGCCGCACCCGCCGCATCGTCTCCCCGGCGCAGTGGTTGGCCCTGGTCGCCCGGGACTCCGGCTGCGTGTTCACCGGCTGCGATCGTCCCGCGCCGTGGTGCCAGGCCCATCACCGGATCCACTGGTCCGCCGGGGGCCCGACCGACCTGTCGAATCTCCTGCTGTTGTGCGACCGGCACCACGACGTCGTGCATCACCAGTCCTGGGACGCCGAATTCGCAGCGGACGGCCACCCCGAACTACGGCCCCCGGCGTGGGTGGACCCGATCCGAGCGCCCCGGCGGAACCATCACTGGCACCCGCCGCAACCCCGCACGGCCTGA
- a CDS encoding SGNH/GDSL hydrolase family protein, producing MARRVAAGMALFTSGAAVVGGTFAGVLFTEAKLARRWVGNPTELPPSDEASYGFCPGEPIRFAVLGDSSAAGLGVEQGDETPGARIACGLAAVSERPVELVNVALVGARSSDLDRQVTLALAQRPDVAMIMVGANDVTHRVAITAAVAELDAAVRRLRAAGCEVVVGTCPDLGTIKPIAQPLRYLARRWSRQLAAAQTIVAVQAGGRTVSLGDLIGPEFSSAPHEMFSPDRFHPSAAGYASAAMAVLPSVCAALGYWPEEERHPDPARDEGVLPVAVAAATAVERPGTEVSPDGAHDHGGIWGARALLRHRRRSELPDADALAPARVDSHADGDPASSAA from the coding sequence ATGGCCCGTCGCGTTGCCGCGGGCATGGCCCTGTTCACCAGCGGTGCCGCGGTGGTCGGCGGGACGTTCGCCGGGGTGCTGTTCACCGAGGCCAAGCTCGCTCGCCGGTGGGTCGGCAACCCGACCGAACTGCCCCCCAGCGACGAGGCCAGCTACGGCTTCTGTCCGGGCGAGCCCATCCGGTTCGCGGTGCTCGGCGACTCCAGCGCCGCCGGACTGGGCGTCGAACAGGGCGACGAGACCCCGGGTGCGCGGATCGCCTGCGGGTTGGCGGCGGTCTCCGAGCGCCCGGTGGAACTGGTGAACGTGGCCCTGGTCGGCGCCCGCAGCTCCGACCTGGACCGACAGGTGACCCTGGCGTTGGCGCAGCGGCCGGACGTCGCGATGATCATGGTCGGCGCGAACGACGTCACCCACCGGGTCGCGATCACCGCCGCGGTGGCCGAACTCGACGCGGCCGTGCGGCGCCTGCGAGCAGCCGGTTGCGAGGTTGTCGTGGGCACCTGCCCGGACTTGGGCACGATCAAGCCGATCGCCCAGCCGCTGCGGTACCTGGCGCGGCGGTGGAGCCGACAGTTGGCGGCGGCGCAGACGATCGTGGCCGTGCAGGCCGGCGGCCGGACGGTGTCGTTGGGCGACCTGATCGGCCCGGAGTTCTCCTCCGCCCCGCACGAGATGTTCAGCCCCGACCGGTTCCACCCGTCGGCCGCCGGCTACGCCAGCGCCGCGATGGCGGTGCTCCCGTCGGTCTGCGCGGCGTTGGGCTACTGGCCCGAGGAGGAGCGGCACCCCGACCCGGCCCGCGACGAGGGCGTGCTGCCGGTCGCGGTCGCCGCGGCCACCGCGGTGGAACGTCCCGGCACCGAGGTCTCGCCGGACGGCGCGCACGACCACGGCGGGATCTGGGGTGCGCGGGCGCTGCTGCGCCATCGCCGCCGTTCCGAGCTTCCGGACGCCGACGCCCTTGCGCCGGCGCGGGTCGATTCGCACGCGGACGGCGACCCGGCGTCCTCAGCCGCCTGA
- a CDS encoding cystathionine beta-synthase: protein MEYVDSVLDLIGNTPLVRLRSVAAHVAPTVLAKVEYFNPGGSVKDRIATRMVDAAELSGALKPGGVIVEPTSGNTGVGLALVAQQRGYSCVFVVPDKVSNDKINTLRAYGAEVVVCPTAVAPEDPRSYYSVSDLLVRERPLAWKPDQYSNPDNPRSHYETTGPELWRQTAGRITHFVSGMGTGGTITGVGRYLKEASGGAVRVVGADPEGSVYSGGTGRPYLVEGVGEDFWPSTYDRDIADEVIAVSDGDSFAMTRRLAREEGLLVGGSCGMAVAAALQVAARGTADDVIVVLLPDSGRGYLSKIFNDDWMADYGFITADAGSATVGEVLARKSGSTPEFVHMHPNETVRDAIDVLREYGVSQMPVVRAEPPVMAAEIVGSIGERDLLDKLFAGTALLADRLEQHLSPALPIIGSGEPVSIALHELGHAGALVVLDDGRPVGVITRQDLLGYLAS, encoded by the coding sequence TTGGAGTACGTCGACTCGGTGCTGGACCTGATCGGCAACACGCCGCTGGTCCGGCTGCGCTCGGTGGCCGCGCACGTGGCGCCGACGGTGCTGGCGAAGGTTGAGTACTTCAACCCCGGCGGGTCGGTGAAGGATCGCATCGCCACCCGGATGGTCGACGCCGCCGAACTCAGCGGTGCACTGAAGCCCGGCGGCGTGATCGTCGAGCCGACCTCCGGCAACACCGGTGTCGGGTTGGCGCTGGTCGCCCAGCAGCGCGGGTACTCGTGCGTGTTCGTCGTGCCGGACAAGGTTTCCAACGACAAGATCAACACCCTGCGGGCCTACGGCGCCGAGGTCGTGGTCTGTCCGACGGCGGTCGCGCCCGAGGACCCGCGCTCGTACTACTCGGTGTCCGACCTGCTGGTCCGCGAACGGCCACTGGCGTGGAAGCCCGATCAGTACTCCAACCCGGACAACCCGCGGTCGCACTACGAGACCACCGGCCCGGAACTGTGGCGGCAGACCGCCGGGCGGATCACCCATTTCGTCTCGGGCATGGGCACCGGCGGCACGATCACCGGCGTGGGCCGCTACCTGAAGGAGGCCTCCGGCGGCGCGGTGCGCGTCGTCGGGGCGGACCCGGAGGGCTCGGTGTACTCCGGCGGCACCGGGCGGCCGTACCTGGTCGAGGGCGTCGGCGAGGACTTCTGGCCGAGCACGTACGACCGTGACATCGCCGACGAGGTCATCGCGGTCAGCGATGGCGATTCGTTCGCGATGACCCGACGGCTGGCCCGCGAGGAGGGCCTGCTGGTCGGCGGGTCGTGCGGGATGGCGGTCGCGGCGGCGCTGCAGGTCGCGGCGCGGGGGACCGCGGACGACGTGATCGTGGTGCTGCTGCCGGACTCCGGGCGCGGCTACCTGTCGAAGATCTTCAACGACGACTGGATGGCCGACTACGGCTTCATCACCGCCGACGCCGGGTCGGCGACCGTCGGGGAGGTGCTGGCCCGTAAGTCCGGCTCCACGCCGGAGTTCGTGCACATGCACCCCAACGAGACCGTGCGCGACGCCATCGACGTGCTGCGCGAGTACGGGGTCTCCCAGATGCCGGTGGTCCGGGCCGAGCCGCCGGTGATGGCGGCCGAGATCGTCGGGTCGATCGGCGAGCGCGACCTGCTCGACAAGCTCTTCGCGGGCACGGCGTTGCTGGCCGACCGGTTGGAGCAGCACCTGTCCCCGGCGCTGCCGATCATCGGCTCCGGCGAGCCGGTCTCGATCGCCCTGCACGAACTCGGCCACGCCGGCGCGCTGGTCGTCCTCGACGACGGCCGCCCGGTCGGCGTGATCACCCGGCAGGACCTGCTGGGCTACCTGGCTTCCTGA